ATGATGGAGACAGACTTCCCCATTTCCTGCATGATGAACGGTTCATCAAATTGCTGAACCCCTGTCTCGTCAGAGGTGGAAATGATTATTGAATCAATAAAACAGAGATTTGCTGTATTGATGAACAACGGGTTGAAAACCTGTCCATAGCTGAAAAGGGTCTTGGAACGCTGTCCAAATCGTTTTCTCAGATAAGTGGTTGTCATTTCTATCTGATTGGAACGATCCTTGGGTGAGAGTAAGCTCAGAATACTCTGATTGAATGAACCTGTAAGCATCTCAAGCTTTCCATTCTTGGCAAGATCGGAAATCAAGAGATTCACCGAACTATGATTGGCATCAAGCCAATCAAGCATGGGTATACTCAAGGAAAGCTGCATGATCGTATCTCCATGAGCATGGAGATGAGTGAGTAAAGGTTTGCATACAGCTTCCAATGCCCGTTCGTAAACGGGCATTGGCTCAGCATTGGTGATTTGACTGTACGCACCTATTAATAATTTCATGCACTACCGCTTAATAATACACTTGGTCGGACACGCCTCTGCAGCATCAGCAATCTGGCTGTGTGGGAGTGTCTGATCGAAGGTAGAAAGAAATCTGTCAACTTTACATCCAGATTCAGGATACTTGTTTTCACAGATTTTACAACCAATACAACCAACTGTACATACTTTTCGTACTTTTCCACCCGGTTCATGGCTGTTGCATTCAATTACATAATCACTATCTTCATACATCATGTGCATAGCACCCGTTGGGCAGATCTGTACACACTTTTCACAACTGATACACTTCTTTTCATCAACAATGATGTATCCCTGCTCATCCCTGCTGATGGCACCGGTTGGACAAACCTTGATACAGGAACCGAGATGCAAACAGGCTGACTTGCAACCGTAATCCCCACCAAAGAGCAGGAATGCTGCATTACAATCCTCAAGACCTTCATATTTGTAGTCTTGTGAACTCACATCAACATTACCACGGCACATGACGTGGGCCACTTTTCTTCTCGTTTCCCCAGAAGCCTCAACCTTTTGTCCCATGATTTCAGCCATTTTGGTCACCAAGTCGGGACCACCAGGACTACAGAGCCCAATTGGAGCTTCGCCAAGGGCGACAGCTGCAGCATAGGCAGCACAACCTGCATACCCACACACACCACAGTTTGCACCAGGCATGATAGGTTCAAGCGCCAAGGCTTTTGGATCCTTCTTGACCGCCAATTTCTTTTCTGCATAGGAGAGACCGAATCCGAAGAGTCCACCCAACACGGCGACTACAATGATTGCCATAACAATATTCACAACGATCCCCCTTATACCA
This sequence is a window from uncultured Sphaerochaeta sp.. Protein-coding genes within it:
- a CDS encoding RnfABCDGE type electron transport complex subunit B → MNIVMAIIVVAVLGGLFGFGLSYAEKKLAVKKDPKALALEPIMPGANCGVCGYAGCAAYAAAVALGEAPIGLCSPGGPDLVTKMAEIMGQKVEASGETRRKVAHVMCRGNVDVSSQDYKYEGLEDCNAAFLLFGGDYGCKSACLHLGSCIKVCPTGAISRDEQGYIIVDEKKCISCEKCVQICPTGAMHMMYEDSDYVIECNSHEPGGKVRKVCTVGCIGCKICENKYPESGCKVDRFLSTFDQTLPHSQIADAAEACPTKCIIKR